The sequence TCTAGGGTGACTAGAAGTcctgattttagggtctttttcttatataggctcctattaccccccaccccaatcctggtttttcacacttgctgtctggtcaccctctctCATTCTGAGGAAGGCCCTGAAGGCATTTTTCAGTTATTTCCCAGCTACACTAGAAtgtcagagttacaaacaccagagttaaactgaccagtcaactacaCACCTCAGGCGGAGTGGAAGTATGCAAGCAGacagcagggtggggtggagagggagtaAAATCAAAAATAAAAGTACACATACTTAAAAAGACTTGACAAGCTAAGGAAGCAGTCTGGGctggtttcatttaaattaagatgcttaaaggcagcatttttcttatgcaTCATAGAGTTCCacagctgtattaagtcagtcaatgttcaattgtaaacttttgaatgaaccctaatgttttgttcagaggtacagacaacctccattcctaGGTGTTTGTATTGGAGGTTCTACTGCAGTCTGAGCAGCAGTTCTGCTCTGGGAGTTGGAGCGTTGAGTCCTGCTGTAGGCCAGTTATGGGCATGTAAGTTCACTAAGGGGGTTAAATGAAAGAGGTTTGTAgcacccctctccaccccccttaCCTTCTTTAAGGCCAATCTGCTGACAggttgatggacaggtctgggttcttgtGGATCctgccacccactcagcagggtgcaTCTTTATTTTTTGCATATGAATTTGGAGGTGCCTCCACTCTTgacagggtcaccagggcagcttgggaggaaaattctaacCCCAGAGTAATCCCCaattacttgccagatagttggagactgagaaataaacacaaacaaataaaatatattcAACCCAGTGATTAACAGGAGACAAATgtaacagggtaaaacactatGCCGAGGGTCACTGGTGCCCATGCTGATAATACCTGTAACTTTCCCCAGTCAGGTGACTGGAGGAGCAAATGTAAGATTAGCAGCCTGTTGGTATGTGTACTttgttggggcccttgatgacctatgaccaAACTATCTTTGCAGGGGTTGAGCAGTGTGGACAcacaagtgggaggaggcggtaaatccctccacaggtgtaatatgcagcaggttataaaatccccaaaccctcaATCCCTGGCTTGAAGACACAGTCCAGGGAGTAGAGGATCCCCACAACAAATCCCCTGATTAACTAAAAGATGGTGCCCTTGAACTCCATGAATGAGCCTCAGGTTCAAAAATGACTCTGGACTCCTTAGTCACTGCAGAGAggctgatctctgctggcagggatcctcttcaGACAGGAGTCAGGCTGCTTCAGTCCCAGGATTACTCCTCACCCCAAAAGGGGCGCAGGGCTCGAGGTACAGATTACACAACTGTATTAAAATCCAAGATGTAGCCTCCTAGCCCAGTGCCTAGACACTATTTAACTAGATatcaggatgggggcaggggggaggtaataggagcacccctttttttttttaaagccccaacTATCAGGGCTGTCACaatattatagggacagtcctgatagttGGGGCTATTTTTTTTTAGGGGGGTGCTCCTATacctccccctacccccatcctgatttcatacctgctgtctggtcaccctaaaacactcagcaggcagcagccctggactagcagccagagcagagtgGATCATGTGGTGACTGagtctcacctagggagctggaaTGCtaaactcagcctggctggggaaattccccagcaaaaaaacaaaacaaccttgacaaactgGGAGTCAGTGGAGTGGGAAAAGCCCAGCTCAGGGAATCTTGctttcaggtccctagaggccagttcagggggaaccctgcctgcaggcctgggaTGCACCAGTTCCCCAAACAGCCAATCCTGGCCggctccagactgactcaaaaATGGCGTCTCCCCTTTCCTGAGCTCCCTGGGAACAGCCTCTCACTGCCTATTGGTTGCTTGGGCAGACTtggagggggagccaaggcaaactcagtcAGGGAGAGGCCCAAGAATCTAGGTATCTCCATGGGGGTTACAGGTGTTTAGATCTGCTGGCTGCTCCTCCTGTTCTAGGCGAGTAGTCCTCTCCAATGCTGTCAAATCCAATCCAACTCTACCCTTAGCTCTGACAGAGCCTTTCTACTTCCCCTAGAGCAGTAGGTGGCCTCACCAAGGCCTTTTTCTTTAAAGGAAAAACCCCACATTGAAAGAATCAAGGAAGATCTTTTAAGCCCTTATGTAGGCTCAGCTGGTTTGCCCCATATTGAGTCTATTGAGGAACTGAACTATTCTAGTCTCCTATTCTTCTGGAAAGGACCCATGAAAGAGGGTTTATCAGGACTACACCTGCACTTGGACATTTCCAGTGCTAAGTTGACTTGGTTCAGTCTGACTTTAATGAAACAAAGTCCCTGCCCTCCTCAAGTCCTGTGGGTCCTAACAATGAATTACTGGATCTCTAGCTGTAGGAGCAAGACAGTGCAGCAGTTTGCTCACATTTCAAAGTCAGAGTGCTAGAGCATTTTAAACAGTTATGGGACACCAGGATGTTTTCTTGCTTGACCCCCAGCACATGGAGTGTCCAGGGCATGGCCTCCCCAGGTAGAGCACACTCCCCCCCGAGGTTAGTACTGGAATCTAGACACTCCATTTACTAAAGGTGATTTACTTCTACCAGCAGGGGCTAGGATCAAGCCTAAGTGAAGCTCTTCCACAAGAAGTATTCAAGACTTGCCCTGGCTCAGGCTAGTGAGGGAATATTGGTAAAGAAGAAGTTTAGCTAGAAAGCAGTATTAGAGAGTCAAATGCAGTTTTCAACCTGCTGGTCCCCTTCCAACTCAGAGGCCCaggagctcccagcccagctaTAAGTGACATGCATACACCATCTGAATTTAAGGATTTACTTGGATTCATTCCACATCTGCATTAATGCTTGTACACTCCTGGTCTGCAGTAACCAGCTCCTCTGGGTAGGAGTCTGCAGCCCCCCTGGTTCTGGGGCAGAGCCTCTTGTGATGGCCATTGTACAGGCAGAAACCCAGGGACACCACAGCAATGAGAGCAACTTCCAGCAGCAGGGCACCAACAGGAGGTGGCATCACACTTGGTTTCTCTCCTGCAAGAGGAAAGAGTCAAGAGGCAGCTTATTCCCCCAAAGCCATCCCTTGCTGCAACAATGGGCCACATCTTTTGTGATACCCTTAGGGCAGGGTGGGATACAGGTGTGATGTTCATGAGAGCTTGGTTATTTTGACAAGCCCATTGTaactggggtggaaggtgggTAGTTAGTCCTTCCCAACCTCTCACCATGCTCCAGGAGGGCATCAAGCTAGTTATGTCTCCTTCCATTTTTGGCACCTCTACCTCATGGAATTCTCAGATTAAAGCCCAGTTGATCCACCCTTATGTGCAGCAACAGCTTTTAGCCAAGTTTAGCAAGCACCTGCTCTGACTTCCTTGGGGTTCTACATTCTTTAAAGACAAGAAATAGATGCTGGAGTGTACTAGGATTTAGAAGcttggatcatagaatctcagggttggaagggacctcaggaggtcatctagtccaaccccctgctcaaagcaggaccaaacccaactaaatcatcccagccagggctttgttaagcctgaccttaaaaacctctaaggaaggagattccaccacctccctaggtaacccattccagtgcttcaccaccctactagtgaaatagtttttcctaatgtccaacctaaacctcccccactgcaacttgagaccattgctccttgttctgtcatctggtaccactgagaacagtctagatccatcctctttggaaccccctttcaggtagctgaaagcagctatcaaatcccccctcattcttctcttctgcaggctaaacaatcccagttcccttagcctctccttataagtcatgtgctccagccccctaatcatttttgttgccctctgctggactctctccaatttatccacatccttcttgtggagtggggcccaaaactggacacagtactccaaatgaggcctcaccagtgctgagtagaagggaatgatcacatccctcgatctgctggaaatgcccctacttatacaacccaaaatgccattagccttcttggcaacaagggcacactgttgactcatattcagcttttcgtccaccgcaacccctaggtccttttctgcagaactgctgcccagccattcagtccctagtctgtagcagtgtatgggattcttccgtcctaagtgcaggactctgcacttgtccttgttgaacctcatcaggtttcttttggcccaatcctccaatttgtctaggtccctctgtatcctatccctaccctccagtgtatcaaccactcctcccagtttagtgtcatctgcaaacttgctaagggtgcagtccacaccatcctccagatcattaatgaagatattgaataaaaccggccccagcactgacccttggggcactccacttgataccggctgccaactagacatggaaccattgatcactacccattgagcccgaccatctagccagttttctatccaccttaccgtccattcatccagcccagacttctttaacttgctggcaagaatactgtgggagactgtatcaaaagctttgctaaagtccagaaatagcacatccactgctttcccctcatccacagagccggttatctcatcacagaaggcaattaggttagtcaggcatgacttgcccttggtgaatccatgctgactgttcctggtcactttcccctcctttaagtggttcagaattgatgaAGACAGCTTCTCTCCATGACAAGCTAAATAGCTCCCTTGGTTAAAGCAAGGCCAGGAGTGGGTATGGCTGTAGGTGCCCACACACCCAAccactgcccaggtggggagacaCTTCAGGTCTCTTGGACAAAGCACCAGGCAGTTcaaaccctgctcccctcccactggTCAGCTGAGCTTTCTGGTGCTGTTGTACCAACTCCATTCCCTGCCTGTCAGGGCTCCCATTGTAGCCAGCAGTTGTCTGGTTACTATGGAACACAGCTTCAATCCACATGAGGTAGTTACCTGTGACACTCTGGGCTGCAGGAGAGCTGTTTGAGTCCCACTCATAGCTTCCAGTCTTTGCAGCTGGTTTCTGCACCCTCAAGGGGCCAACAACAACAGCATGGACAAGtcctgccccaggctctgcaAAGGAAGAAGGAGATGGGAACCTTCAGACTCCTGGGGCAGCAgtttatatgggcccatggtgcctgtGCTCCAGCAAGTTCAGGTCCTGGCTCCACCaagtttggggctgggtctctcctccagcctcttcccctctgccaccccatgCACCTCCCCCAGAGCATCCCTGGCCCTGCCTACCACCCTGGGcagcaggcagttgccctgctgcTCTGTGGCCCCTTGCCAACTGCTGCCAGCTACAAAAGGAAGCAGTGCTGGTGGCAGCAGGGGGGAAGGTGCACATGTGATGtcagctctcccctggcaggggagGTGAGGGGCTTTCTAAACCCAAGGGGGGCCTGGCCCCTAGGAGCATATGCCAAGCCTGTGCCAGGTGGGTGTGCTGCTGGTGGGGAGAACAGGACAGTGGAGTCCTCTCTGGCTCTAGCCCCAAGGTAGCCTGCCTGcaccctagagccctcaccccagaGCAATATAGGGAAATGATAGTGTACTGGAAACAAATGTTGATAAAAAAGAATCTTGACTTACAAGGCAGGTGTGGGGGtgggacttggacccattctgggcaccactgaaaattatacaaacctgctgcccctgcccccctccccccaatactgAACAATCCATCTCTTGCTTGGCCAGGAGCTGGTTTACTCAGCTGGCTCAGGAGATGCTGAGCTCTTCCCTTCACTTGGGCTAAGAGGAGGAGTGTGTCATTACCAGGTTTCCAGTTCACTAGAGCTGAGATGCTGGAATACTGATGCCATGTGACAATGAAAGCCTCCTGTGGTGGGAAGTTGAAGGGGCACCCCAAACCAAGCCTGCCAGACATATTCCTGACAGTGGAGACTTGGCCAATGAGCACACAGAACAtcctaccccacccccacatgCTTCCCTCTCAGACCCAGTACCTTCCAGGTCCCTCTTGTGGCGAGAGGCTGTGGCTTGGCATAGGGAGTCACAGCAGCTACAGCCAGAGCTCAGAGAGGGACTGTCCAGGAGTTCCCACCTGTTGGAGAGCAGTACACAGGTGACTCACCCCAGTGATCAACATCTCAAGAGTCAAATGGGATTATGTGAGGTCCCTATGCTCAGTCCCAGGCAGCTCCTAACTCACCTGGGCACTGAGGCTCTCAGGAGAGAAAGGGCAAGGTTGAGTATCTGCTTGCAACAGGAGCTGGAATGTCAATTGTTTGGGGTCAGACAGGCATGAGGATTGGTAGTTCTGTCCTATGGGGGTCCCCTAAGGAGAGTGAGATGAGCAAGCAGGCATGGATTGTAGAGCTGACTGGGAGCATTGCCCCTTGCCACAAGGAGAAGTTGGATGTGGTTGTAAGAGACGAGCACTGGCAGAGCATGGGTGTTCTTAGGTGATATCTACACCAAGCAGGGGTGAGAGTCCAGCTAGGTACATATACTCGAATTCAATGAGAAGTAGCAGGTATTTAAACAGTGCCACTATCTATGCTGCAGTAGCATAGCTAGCCATGCAGAGGACAAACCCACCTGACTCCATGGGTACATACTTGGCACATGACTGGTTCTACTTGCATGAGCTCTATTATGTCTGGATGGACTGGGACTCAAccccccacaaaagcttataatGTGGCTGTAGCCCTGAAGACACCAAGAGTTTGCTTGGCCAGCTGCTGGTTTTGCAACTGAACTTCAACCAATCTTAAGTGTtcaaaagaaaaattcatggactTGGCAGCACAAGGGCATCATTGGTCATTGCTCCCCAGTGAAGAATTCCAGCACTGCATCctatgggtggggggggggggggaaggcagggagaACGGTGTGCGCTATTGGTCCTGGGCATGCTAGAAATCCTGGTAAAGCTCACTACCTGTCAGAGGGAAGCAGGTAGAGATCACGTGAATTGCCTGGTTCCTTGCTCAAGACAGGCCTTGATTCCAGCAGACATGATTCCCCTTTACACTTAGTGCTTGACCTGTTTTGTCAAACCCAATCTCACTACTGCAAGAGAAGCCTGTATTCTGTGTTTATAGGGGCCGTGTTCCCACCTTCATGAAAGGGAGGGAATCACTAGGGAAGGGCCTTTCTGTCCTACTTTGAACCAAGTCACTTTGGCACAGCACGTGAAGCGAGATAGTTTCCCTTGGTAGGTATGCAAGGGAAGCCAGCCTTTACCACCTCTCTCAACCTAATGTAGTTCACCTCAATGCTTTCTAGTGTTGTCTAGCTAGTCCCACTGAGAGTTTGCTGCCTTTGCCTTTAGTTATAGTCCCTCCACCACAGTGGAGTGGGAGAAACAAGGGTAATGAAGAAGCAAATGGTACCACCAGCTAGAGTTGCTTTGGCCACTAGAGCCAAGTTTGTTGCCCTCAGAAGAATCTCCAGAGGGCTATAGTCTGCCAGCATCTCTGCAGGTTGGTCCTTCTTGTGTGGCATGTACATGGATCTGTCCCATTGACAACAGCCAGATTCTGTTCTAGCTGGTTCAGTTCTAGAAAATTGaaattcctcctcccccccccccccccagcagcccttaCCTGTTGGTGTCCCTGTGAAATGAACAGGCCTTCCTTGTGGGATCCATGCGCACTTCGGGGTCCCAGACCAGCACCTGGCAGTGGAGATAGATCTGGAAGGGGTGGGCACAAAGAGAAGAAAACATCCATcacaggtggggtggggaaaagcaGGAGAAAGAGCCCAAGTCAGCAtagaagcaaagaatcctgtggcaccttatagactaacagacgttttgcagcatgagctttcgtgggtgaatacccacttcttcggatgcaagggatGCTAGTCAGCATAGCTGCTCAGCTTGAGTGCAGTCCAGATACTAGGATTCCCATTACAAGTTCCCCATGTGCTGTCATTCAGAGATGCTCTGGTTTGGGGGATGGGTCTGTCATGACCCCATGCTTGCTATGGAGGAGTCAGATGGGGCTTCCAGGCAGTTGCAGCCCTTAACTCCTTGTGacgttttaggcacctaaagtggtagttaagtgcctaaatcccagaagcAGGCTTTTCAGAAGCACcactgggcttccccccccccggtgccTAACCATGTTCAGGACCTAGATTTTTGGGCCAAGTTCCTTAGGCTTTCATCTCTGGGCATGCACCCTGCAGCCCCATGCTTGACACCCAGCCCCAGAGCAAGTGGCCTGGGGATGAGGGTTGAGGACACAGACCTGCTTGTAAGGCCCAGTCTGGTAAGCTTAACATaacataagtgatctctctcctgccatccatctccatcctctgacgaacagaggctagggacaccattcttacccatcctggctaatagccatttatggacttagccaccatgaatttatccagtccccttttaaacattgttatagtcctagccttcacaacctcctcaggcaaggagttccacaagttgactgtgcgctgcgtgaagaagaacttcctttgatttgttttaaacctgcttgcTCAGACCCTACCTACTTACTGGGTCCCTAGAGGCAAGCTGCAcaagacagcaggggaaggaggagctCTCTCCATTTTTAGCCCAGCACTTGGGGAGTGGGAGACTACCTtcaggtgtgtgtggagtggggggTGAGAGGGATTTGAACATGGATCACCACCAGGTCTGGTATGATGGGGCTGAGAATCCTAAGCACTGCAGGGAATCACCTAGCTGATGGGACTTAGATGcctaaccccttcccccccagggcATCTCCCAGTGGCTAATTTCAGCCAGGAGCTGCCTAGGGTGCTGGTTTTTGTGAATGCTATTCTGAGGTCCCTATTCCCCAGTCCTTGTAGGGAGCCTGGGGGCCACTCAAGCTTTGCCACACCTAGGCAGTCCCTGGGATTCACAATGTTCAGTATCACCATGCTAGAGCTGTGTGATGCTAGCCTGAGGTGGCCAGAACATCCAGTTCTGGACTAACTAGGCCACTTCAACATCAGTGTAACACAGCAGCTTGGTGCATGGAATCTCTTTTGTGAAGGCCTGTTTGCTAGGAGCATAGCTGATGCCCAGCCTCCAAATGAGGCTAAGATGCCTTCAGtgcttaaggcagtggttctcaactcatGGCCTGCTAGTGgtccaatcagcacacagctgcagcccaggacatcctcagggccatacataTGTtgtgtgggctgcatccacacaacacagctgcatatgcagcccacaggGGTGCATAGGTCAAGAACCACTGGCTTAAGGAAAGCATGCTGGTAGGGGAGTTCCACTGCTATGCTTCATAGAAGTACGAGAGAGGTGAAGAGTCCTCTGGCACTGTTCACTAGGTTCTTGGACGATCGGTTGAACAGATAACTACACAGTTCTTAATGCAGTTGTGTGCCAGTTTCCCCAAGCAAGAGTTTAGCTGAAACTAAAGCCATGAAGGGTTTATGGTGTGGAGACCTTCAACCAGTCAGTGAAGAATGGCTTTTAACAAGTTGCAGCTTGAGCCATCTGCAAGTTGCATTCAGAGGATGCAGGCATTTGGCATTCCAGCCCTAGATGGAAATTGTACATTTAACTCAGAATCTTAGTTACTTACATCAGAGTCCACACCTACAAATTCAAAGGCCTGCAGGGAGAGCTGGATAGCTTCAGGGGTTCGTCTGGGCAGGAACTGGGAGTTTGCCACCTTACCATCCACAAGACACCTGGAACAGGAAGACAGTTAAACTCACTGGTCCAGGAACTGAGAGATGGAACTGTTTGACCCTAGGAGAGACCTACTGTATTATTCTCTCCACCTGCAGTCAGTACTTTAAGAGCTTCAAAGACCTATGCTGAGTGTTACAGAGCAATATGAACACCAAGTTGTCCTAGCAATAGAGAAGGCTTGCTATGTCAAATTATGCCAGCATGTCCAGTTCTTTAAGGGGCCATGTGGTTACTAGAGGCCAAGCCAGACATCTTCATTTGCTACTTTCTTGGTAGTCTGTGGCTTAGTCAAATCAGCTGGAGTCAGATTTGGAACAGAGAGGCTGGTCTCTAGGATTTGTGTAGGAGCTTCAAGAACCCAGCATGTTCTGTTACAAGGGAGTTGGGGCAGTCCCAggagcatgttccacaccttatGCCACTTCAGACATTCAAGCACCCCAGAGCTGCTGTCTCCTGCAGATAGTTACCCATGGTTTGCAATGATGCTATAGGTCCTGGGAGACTTGCTAAGTTCTGGGGTTGGGGTGGCAGTGCACTCATCCACAAAGATCTGCAGAGGCTGGTGGAAGGAACTCTGTACAGAAAACTCCATATGGATCTGAGAGCCTAGGAAGATGACCTTTGAGTCTGATGGGGCACTGAAGTCCACTGCAAGAAAATGAGAGCTAGTTATCAAAGTGCACTACACAGAATGAAGTCTTCATCCAAGACCAGCAAGCACTGGGAGCCTTCTGCAAGTGCATGCAGGTTTTGGGGAGGAAGTGGGGATGTGTGTTCTGATGGGTATTCCTGTGACTGCATTACAAGATCACAAGGCACAAGTTTTTGCTTCAGTAGTTTTCTAGAAGAGATGGCCATGGTACCAAGAGCATAAGACACCATCCTAGAGAGGCAAAGGGAGTCTCGGgggttgagggaactgggttaGGCCATTGCCTGAAGCTGCAGGAGGCTCAGTGGGAGATCACAGCAAGCTCAGCTGGCACCACCCACCCCTTCTGCAGGGATCTTACCATTCATTAGGGTCACTGTGAATGTTAGCACTCCAGAGGCAGACAGGTGGCCAGTCACTGAAGATACGTACATAGGAGCCAAATGCCCTGTCCTAGGAGAGGCAGGAAAGGGTTACCCTGCAGAGATCAGATTATCATTCCCTCCCCAGGAAGAGGGAGTTCTCCCTGCTTCTATCAGGGAGTGCTAGGCCAGAGGCCACCTCAGCTGCACTGGAAAGCTCGAGTCACCCCTGCTCCACAGGATACCTGACAGAGGCTGCTCTAGAGCAGCAGCGAAGGCTGACACACCCCATCATGTGCACAGGGGCTTGAATATCCCAGAGTAACCTGCAGACAGGTTTTTGCAGGGTCAGCTCATGCTGgtgactccccccgcccccatcatgCGCTGCTGTGAAAGCATGGCACAGTCAGCCCCACAAGTGTCACTAATGGGGTTTGACTCCCTCCGATAGCCCCAGGCTTCCTCTTCTCCTCAGGCTGCCCCCTCCCATCAAGTTCTCATAGCCACCTTCACTAGCTCCATCTCCTAGGTGGAGTCTCATTCAGATCCTTGCGCTCTAGACCCCCATTGTATTGGCTCTAGCACTGGAGGTCCCCAACCCCCTTCAGAATGTCCTGCCAGGAAGGGCAGCATGAGACCCTCCAGCCTGTGTGTAGTTCATAGGAGTGTTTGAGGCACCCACAACTAATGCTTTACCAGCACTAGAGCCCACATCCTGTGTCCTTTCATCTGCAGTACTCCAGGGTGCCTGCTACCCGCCCCACCCTCTGCCAGGCGGCCTGGTTCCTAGAGGCATTTTAGGTGCTAGGTTACCGGGGTTCTGAGCCAGGTTTACTAGATGGCAATAGCCAGGACAACTCATCCCACATGTGCTTGCTTTGCTTCAGCCCTGTGATCAACCCCCCCCTTTGACAGCTAGGGGTGCACAtcatgcctccccccccccccgcccatcagCTGATTAGAGCCCTGCCTTGCATCCCTGCTGCTTTTTATGGCATCCTGTTACCCCTCAGTGAAGCCCATGAGTCTGGGAAATTTTAGCATTAGTCCCTTAGGACTGTAGCCCAAGGCCAAGTGCTGGCAGCCTACTTGTAGTCAGTGCAGTTGATCCTCTCAGTGAAGGAGGTGGCATAGCGTCTGCCTGTGCCAGGGGAAGGCCTGTAGACCAGGTCTGTGAAGTATTCAACCATGTTCCCAGATGTCTGGGGAAGAAATCAGAGAGTGGCAGTCAGCACTAGCATCAGTGACAGCCTCCTTCTGTAGCTCTCAGCCAAGCAGAGTGGGAGGGTTGGTTCATTGCTAGGGAAGTGAAACAGTATTTCTGTTCCTTGAGACAAGCCCTTCCCCTAAGCAAGGAAGAGATGCTGCTCCacactccccctgcccctgccctggcaggGCACCAGTCTGTTACTGGGAGTATTAGACTTGGAACATGGATAGAAGCCCAGCTAGGTAAGAACTACTTGGGAAGGGTGTTTGTCACTTAGTATGTCTCCCCTCTGCCAGGGGAGCCAACATGCATGCAGCTAGTGGGCCTGGACCCAGCCTCACCTCATGCCCCTGACCTAGAGCAACAGTCCATAATGGAACATCAGGATCTGAATCCTGAGTAATAGCCTCTTGGGATATCCATTTGCATAGCCATCCCATCCCCCTGCCAGCTCAGCACGAGGGGCATTCTCTCAGACCCctcacccagcaggagggcagTTTGTTCTCACCCACACAGCCAATGCAAGCCAGCTCACAGGCATCTGAGCAGCAGACAGCGCCAAGCTGAGTGGAACACAAGCCTGGGCCCCAGCTAgggctctcactcaccagccgTGAGAAGCCGCAGTCCTTCAGGCGGTACTGGAAGTGCAGGAAGCCCTGCAGATCATTGATTGAGTAAAGGCAGCTGCCCAGGTGCACAAGTTGTGGATCCAGCAGGAGTCCATTTCCCCAGGGGTCCATCTTTACAGCCAGGTGGATGCTGGTTTTATTACACTCATAGAGCACAGAGTTAATGGGTGCTAGAGGAGAGTGAGCAGACTTGACATAACCCTCTGGAGAGGCCCCCAGAGGAATCTTTTCCCCCAGACCTACTGTAATCCCACCAGGTAACAGGGCCTCTGTGCAAGAATGTCAGAGGAGTCCTCAGCTTTGCTGGCTGAGCGATCAGCTAGCTAGACCACCCTTCAGAACCTTTGCGGTTACTAGAAAGGAGCCAGCACCTGGAGGTTTGACTGCCCAGGCTCTTTGACCCTCAAGCTAGAGGGTCTGGCTTCAGTGTCATATTGCCTGTTAAGAACTAGGAGGAATTTCATGCAGTTGGTTCACTGTTGGCCTCACTCCTCTGAAAGGTGGGTGAGCATCACCATCAGATTGTCACAAATGCCATTGTGCTTGTTACTCTTCAAAAAGTCACCCGTCACCTGGGGACTTCCAGGGAACCTGTTTTAGAGCCCATCCCTGCTTGTCAGGCTCCTTTAAGGAAAGGAAGCCATTTTCCAGCCTTCTCAAGCCTTTCTATCCTGGGGATGGGCTGAAACATGGGTGCTAACTCCattggtgctctggggctggagaacccatgggaaaaatggtgggtgctgagcacacactAATCAGTGGTTGGCAAAGAaacaggaggaggcagagcaagggtgggACACCCACTCAGAAAGAAGCCAGTGACTGGGGGCTGAAGGGTTAcagctgccaaaaaaaaaaaaaaaaaaaagctggaaagGGGTCTCAGAAATAGCCTGCAAGCAGCTTTCAGGTTGGGTTACTGCCTTTACAACCTGGGAGCAGGGTCAAGGCAAAGCTGGTCCTTTGAAGAGCAGTGTGTTGGCAGGTCTAG comes from Mauremys reevesii isolate NIE-2019 linkage group 18, ASM1616193v1, whole genome shotgun sequence and encodes:
- the LOC120386415 gene encoding zona pellucida sperm-binding protein 3-like — encoded protein: MELWKVFLEVLVWSSALAAQRAPINSVLYECNKTSIHLAVKMDPWGNGLLLDPQLVHLGSCLYSINDLQGFLHFQYRLKDCGFSRLTSGNMVEYFTDLVYRPSPGTGRRYATSFTERINCTDYKTGHLAPMYVSSVTGHLSASGVLTFTVTLMNVDFSAPSDSKVIFLGSQIHMEFSVQSSFHQPLQIFVDECTATPTPELSKSPRTYSIIANHGCLVDGKVANSQFLPRRTPEAIQLSLQAFEFVGVDSDIYLHCQVLVWDPEVRMDPTRKACSFHRDTNRWELLDSPSLSSGCSCCDSLCQATASRHKRDLEEPGAGLVHAVVVGPLRVQKPAAKTGSYEWDSNSSPAAQSVTGEKPSVMPPPVGALLLEVALIAVVSLGFCLYNGHHKRLCPRTRGAADSYPEELVTADQECTSINADVE